GCCGTTGCCCCCCGCCCGAACCCGCACCAGAGCGGAGGTCACGGCAAAAGCGGCGTATAGACCCGACGCAAAATCCGAGATCGGAACTCCGCATTTGACCGGCGCTCCATCGCTTTCGCCCGTTACGCTCATCACGCCAGCAGCGGCCTGAATGGTGAGATCAAACCCACCTTCGTCGGCTCGAGGTCCGGTTTGACCATATGCGGATATCGAGCAGTAGATAAGATCCGGCCTCTCCGCGGCGAATTGCGGATAACCGAGCCCCAAGCGCTCCATCACGCCGGGACGATTGTTCTCGATCAGCACGTCGGCATCGAGCACAAGCCGCCGCGCAATGTCATTGTCCTCATCATTCTTGAGATCCAGGACGATCGATTTCTTGTTGCGATTGAGTGAGGCAAAGTTCTCGCTAAATCCTTCTGTCAACGGCGGCCATTGGCGTAAGCCATCTCCATTTGGCGGTTCGACCTTGATGACGCTCGCTCCCATATCCGAGAGCAGCATGGACGCGAAAGGCCCCGCTGCCGTCGAGCAGAATTCGACTACGCTAACCTGATCCAGGGGAAGTGGCTTCGACGACATATTTTTTTCCGGTCGCAGTCGTTCTGCGCTGAATGGATCACGTGAGGCCGGATGCGTGGTCTTCCGGCCGCACTCACGCGAAGCTCGAAGTGCGGAAAGCGTGGTTTGCCTTTGCTCCGAATCGCAGCAAACCGGTGAACCGGGACAGATGCCCTTCGCTCTCGATATTGTTGATGGCCTCGAAGAGCCTATCGGAGGATACCTTGTCCAATCTAGATTTGCAGCAATCGTCGAATTTTGCTTTGCGGTCGTCGAGGCTAAACGGGTATTTGAGGGTACCGACCGGAAGATCCCGCGACCGTTCCAGCGACCGGCCATTCTTCAACTTGACGGTAATGACATGAGGACGCATTAGGTCGACGTTCTTCTGCTCCTCCGCAGGATCGTAGCAACTGACGGTTGTCAGTCCGAAAAGTCGACGGTATTTTTCCTGCTTGACGGATTGCGGCGTGAAGTGACTGAGCTTCGGAGCACCGTCGACAAGAGCCACGGCCATGCAATATTGCATAGAGAATCTAGCCTCCATTTCGGAGACTGGATTTGTGTACATCAGATTTCGCGAGTTACCGTATCCAATTAGCGTGTTGATGCTTTCGACCTCGTCGGCCTCGAACTTCTCTTGCGCCCTTAGCTCGAAGAACGCGTCTAGAACCCGGTGCGTCGAGGCGCAACACGGATAGCGTTTGAACATGAGACCGCGAGACTCCGCCGTCATCGGCGCGCCCAGTTTCTCGATGTTTTTTCCCCAGCCAGCCGGTCCTTTGCCGCCGAACAATTCGAGAAAGCCCATCCCTCCTTCAAGCGCATTCAGCCGTCCCTCGACGCCGGCCGCGGCCAATTGGGCCGCCTCGATGGCGTGCTGAGCGGCAAGCCCGGCGTGCAGAGGCTTTGCCATGCTGCCAAACTGGACCTTGCACCCAGACGCCATACTCGTCCCGAGGCTGAGCGCATGCGCGAAGCGCCTGGCATCCAGCTTGAGAAGCCGCGCGCAGGCGCCGGCGGCTCCGATGCACCCGATCGTCGAAGTGGAGTGCCAACCAAAATCGTAGTGGCTACGCATCACACCGCTGCCGACCGCGAATTGGAGCTCTAGACCGACCAAATAGGCATCGATTAATTCGGCGCCCGAGGATCCCGCTTGCTCGCCAAGCGCCATGAGGGCCGAGACGAGAACCGAACTGGCGTGATTGACGCCCGGAAGGAACGTATCGTCATAGTCCAATGCATGGCCGGCCGTTCCATTTGCGAGCGCCGCCAGCTGCGGCAACACGGCCTTCTCCTCTCCGACGACCGTGCCAGGACCGGCACTATCGGAGGCGTACACCATCTTGCGGACGTTAGAGGCGCCGAGATCGTTGGATCCCGCTATGATGCAGGCAATTACGTCTTCAACAGCGTGCCGAGCGACGTCTCGCGCTGCCCTTGAATGTTCGAAGGGCGCTTCGGACCCCCACTTTGCAAGATGCTCGATGACCGTCATTGAATATTCTCCTCTCTCGGTGTCCAGTTGTCGATTTCCTCTATTGCGGTTTCCAAGCGCGGGCCTGCGCCCGGAGCTCAGCGGGATCGAAACCGCCACAATCGTTCTTGAACCGTTGGTCCGCGTACTTTGATATTTCCATCCGCTCCGGAAGGATTCCGTTCTCGTACAGCTTGTCGACGGTGTGCTGAACGGTCGGCAGTTCCTGGTAGCCGATGATGCCACCGGCTCCTCTGTGGTTCACGACGTCGAGCTTGGCTCTCAGGATGACCTCGCCTTCCCGGACCGCTTCATCAAGTGGT
The window above is part of the Bradyrhizobium guangdongense genome. Proteins encoded here:
- a CDS encoding MmgE/PrpD family protein: MTVIEHLAKWGSEAPFEHSRAARDVARHAVEDVIACIIAGSNDLGASNVRKMVYASDSAGPGTVVGEEKAVLPQLAALANGTAGHALDYDDTFLPGVNHASSVLVSALMALGEQAGSSGAELIDAYLVGLELQFAVGSGVMRSHYDFGWHSTSTIGCIGAAGACARLLKLDARRFAHALSLGTSMASGCKVQFGSMAKPLHAGLAAQHAIEAAQLAAAGVEGRLNALEGGMGFLELFGGKGPAGWGKNIEKLGAPMTAESRGLMFKRYPCCASTHRVLDAFFELRAQEKFEADEVESINTLIGYGNSRNLMYTNPVSEMEARFSMQYCMAVALVDGAPKLSHFTPQSVKQEKYRRLFGLTTVSCYDPAEEQKNVDLMRPHVITVKLKNGRSLERSRDLPVGTLKYPFSLDDRKAKFDDCCKSRLDKVSSDRLFEAINNIESEGHLSRFTGLLRFGAKANHAFRTSSFA